A single window of Brevundimonas vitisensis DNA harbors:
- a CDS encoding alpha/beta fold hydrolase, whose product MKILTQTLALGACAALTLACGAPAMAQDHAHHGHAAHGHAHADFQSGRFHVRVDGLEGGPDIILIPGLSSSPEVWDGLTEQLKGRYRVHRIHVQGFAGAPAMDNAQGETPAPVAAPVAEDIARYIAEQGLDKPAVIGHSMGGTMAMMLAARHPDSVGKLMVVDMIPFMGAMFGAPGTTAESVIPTADMIYRGMRSAAPEVYQAQAAQAVTGMIATESLRAGPLQDVATSDQAVSSAAYRELIVTDLRPELGRITAPTRVLYVKFNDPRMTPEITDGIYRASFANLPSATLIRIDDSAHFIMLDQPARFAAEVEAFLAAE is encoded by the coding sequence ATGAAGATCCTGACACAGACCCTGGCCCTCGGTGCCTGCGCTGCCCTGACCCTGGCTTGCGGAGCTCCGGCGATGGCTCAGGATCACGCGCATCACGGGCATGCCGCACATGGCCATGCCCATGCCGACTTCCAGTCCGGCCGGTTCCATGTCCGGGTGGACGGGCTTGAGGGCGGCCCCGACATCATCCTGATCCCCGGTCTGTCGTCGTCGCCAGAGGTCTGGGACGGCCTGACCGAACAGCTGAAGGGCCGCTATCGCGTCCACCGCATCCACGTCCAGGGCTTTGCCGGGGCCCCGGCCATGGACAATGCCCAAGGCGAGACCCCCGCGCCGGTCGCCGCGCCGGTGGCCGAGGACATCGCCCGGTACATTGCCGAACAAGGGCTGGATAAGCCTGCCGTCATCGGTCACTCGATGGGCGGCACCATGGCCATGATGCTGGCCGCCCGCCATCCCGACAGCGTGGGCAAGCTGATGGTGGTGGACATGATCCCCTTCATGGGCGCGATGTTCGGGGCGCCGGGCACCACGGCCGAGTCCGTCATCCCGACCGCCGACATGATCTATCGCGGCATGCGCAGCGCCGCCCCCGAAGTCTATCAGGCCCAGGCAGCCCAGGCCGTCACCGGCATGATCGCCACCGAGTCCCTCAGGGCCGGTCCGTTGCAGGACGTCGCCACCAGCGACCAGGCCGTGTCCTCCGCCGCCTATCGCGAACTGATCGTGACCGATCTTCGCCCCGAACTGGGCCGGATCACTGCCCCCACGCGCGTCCTGTATGTGAAGTTCAATGATCCGCGCATGACGCCTGAAATCACCGATGGCATCTACCGCGCCTCGTTCGCGAACCTGCCCTCGGCGACCCTGATCCGCATCGACGACAGCGCGCACTTCATCATGCTGGATCAGCCGGCCCGCTTTGCGGCCGAGGTCGAGGCCTTCCTCGCGGCGGAATAG
- a CDS encoding transglycosylase domain-containing protein, whose product MAGFGRGTGNGAADGPAQPRTPLQRLLYWTAVVGVWGLIFLVVLFAVFARDLPDTSALYEIDRQPSITYLDRNGALIAVRGTQQAPPADLAALPDYVPAAFVAIEDRRFWHHPGFDPVGMFRAAAANMRAGRVVQGGSTITQQLAKNLFLTPDQNLRRKAQELILAVWLELKFSKEEILALYLNRVYFGAGAYGIEAASQRYFDKPATRLTVGEAALLAGLLKAPSRYSPVSERERAAARATVVLDEMEEAGVITSEQRAEAVLRPVTVSRTLASQHAHYFIDWLDQEIRGLVGEPTEDLIVETTLDLTLQTEAERSVRRILERDGSKGVEQAALVALDGEGRVRAMIGGASYADSQFNRAVDARRQAGSAFKPFVYLAALEAGYTPESRVVDEPFRIGSWSPRNYSGRFAGEMSLANAVAQSTNTVAARLADEVGRDNVSRAARRLGISSRIGLEPAMALGAVEVSPLEMAQAYDAFANGGRRVEAYGISRIRTPQGRVIYQRSAREGRSVQVINNPPLYYMNQMLRGVVTGGTGTGVAISGRDIAGKTGTTSDYKDAWFVGYTGGFVTAVWVGKDDNTAMRGVTGGSSPAAIWRGFMTSALPRLNVQPIPDGPPMPEGWQPPNPVEDLISSVGDPFGDVPEGETPPDNPAPNPELPVVRPTTPQPQAPRPQAPPRDEPAQRPEPALPPEKKADPLFF is encoded by the coding sequence ATGGCGGGTTTCGGACGCGGAACGGGAAACGGTGCGGCGGATGGCCCGGCCCAGCCGCGCACGCCGTTGCAGCGCCTGCTGTACTGGACCGCCGTCGTCGGCGTCTGGGGGCTGATCTTCCTGGTCGTCCTGTTCGCCGTCTTTGCACGGGACCTGCCGGATACCTCGGCCCTTTATGAGATCGATCGCCAGCCCTCGATCACCTATCTGGACCGCAATGGTGCCCTGATCGCGGTACGCGGCACCCAGCAGGCCCCGCCCGCCGATCTGGCGGCCCTGCCCGACTATGTCCCCGCCGCCTTCGTGGCGATCGAGGACCGCCGCTTCTGGCACCACCCCGGCTTCGACCCGGTCGGCATGTTCCGCGCCGCCGCCGCCAATATGCGGGCCGGGCGGGTGGTTCAGGGCGGGTCGACGATCACCCAGCAGTTGGCCAAGAACCTGTTCCTGACGCCCGATCAGAACCTGCGACGCAAGGCACAGGAGCTGATCCTGGCCGTCTGGCTGGAACTGAAATTCTCCAAGGAAGAGATTCTCGCCCTCTATCTGAACCGGGTCTATTTCGGCGCGGGCGCTTACGGCATCGAGGCGGCGTCCCAGCGGTATTTCGACAAGCCCGCGACGCGGCTCACCGTCGGCGAGGCGGCCCTGCTGGCCGGCCTTCTGAAGGCCCCGTCCCGCTATTCGCCGGTTTCGGAGCGGGAACGGGCTGCCGCCCGCGCGACCGTCGTTCTGGACGAGATGGAAGAGGCCGGCGTCATCACATCGGAGCAGCGGGCCGAGGCCGTGCTGCGTCCCGTCACCGTGTCGCGCACCCTGGCCAGCCAACATGCCCATTACTTCATCGACTGGCTGGACCAGGAGATCCGGGGCCTGGTCGGTGAGCCGACCGAGGACCTGATCGTCGAGACGACGCTGGACCTGACGCTTCAGACCGAGGCCGAACGGTCGGTGCGCCGCATCCTGGAACGCGACGGGTCCAAGGGGGTCGAACAGGCAGCCCTGGTCGCCCTGGATGGCGAGGGACGGGTGCGCGCCATGATCGGCGGCGCCTCCTATGCCGACAGCCAGTTCAACCGCGCCGTCGACGCTCGGCGCCAGGCGGGATCGGCGTTCAAACCGTTCGTCTATCTGGCGGCGCTGGAGGCTGGCTATACGCCCGAGAGCCGGGTGGTGGACGAGCCGTTCCGCATCGGCTCCTGGTCGCCGCGCAACTATTCCGGCCGCTTCGCCGGCGAGATGAGCCTGGCCAATGCCGTGGCCCAGTCGACAAACACGGTGGCGGCGCGACTGGCCGACGAGGTCGGACGCGACAATGTCTCGCGCGCGGCGCGGCGCCTGGGCATCTCCAGCCGGATCGGCCTGGAACCGGCCATGGCCCTGGGGGCGGTCGAGGTCTCGCCCCTGGAAATGGCCCAGGCCTATGACGCCTTCGCCAACGGCGGTCGCCGGGTCGAGGCCTATGGCATCAGCCGCATCCGAACGCCCCAGGGCCGGGTCATCTATCAGCGCTCGGCGCGCGAGGGCCGCTCGGTCCAGGTCATCAACAATCCGCCGCTCTATTACATGAACCAGATGCTGCGGGGCGTGGTGACCGGCGGCACCGGCACGGGCGTGGCCATCTCGGGCCGTGACATCGCGGGCAAGACGGGCACGACGTCCGATTACAAGGACGCCTGGTTCGTCGGCTACACCGGCGGTTTCGTCACCGCCGTCTGGGTCGGCAAGGACGACAACACGGCCATGCGCGGCGTCACCGGCGGCTCCTCGCCTGCCGCCATCTGGCGCGGCTTCATGACCTCGGCCCTGCCGCGTCTGAACGTCCAGCCCATTCCCGACGGTCCGCCCATGCCCGAAGGCTGGCAGCCGCCCAATCCGGTCGAGGACCTGATTTCCTCCGTCGGCGATCCGTTCGGTGACGTGCCCGAAGGCGAGACGCCGCCTGATAATCCGGCACCCAATCCGGAACTGCCCGTCGTCCGCCCGACCACACCTCAGCCCCAGGCCCCTCGGCCCCAGGCCCCGCCGCGTGATGAGCCCGCGCAGCGGCCAGAACCGGCCCTGCCGCCTGAGAAGAAGGCCGATCCGCTGTTCTTCTGA
- a CDS encoding M48 family metallopeptidase has protein sequence MMFQRPATTLYRNGQRLPLDGNPVRLSVNPRARRISIRIDARQGEAVLVAPSERRLDQAVAFARTKSAWIAERLSHRAERSPLEPGQILDLFGRPTRLVAGPGSTAARLTHDVQGPLIVSGGTGEAYVRRVLTLLKREARQVLVARTQVHLDALGQRPVKVSIGDPKSRWGSCSPHNRTIRYSWRVVMAPPEVIDYLAAHEVAHLVHADHSPAYWAVVHRLVGDHRPYRAWLREHGPALHGVGAA, from the coding sequence ATGATGTTTCAACGGCCGGCGACGACCCTCTATCGGAACGGCCAGCGACTGCCGCTTGACGGCAATCCGGTTCGGCTGTCGGTCAATCCCCGCGCGCGCCGCATCTCCATCCGCATCGATGCCCGTCAGGGCGAGGCCGTCCTGGTGGCACCCAGCGAGCGGCGCCTGGACCAGGCCGTCGCCTTTGCGCGCACCAAGTCCGCCTGGATCGCTGAGCGCCTGTCGCACCGGGCCGAACGATCACCGCTGGAACCCGGTCAAATACTGGACCTGTTCGGGCGTCCGACACGGCTGGTGGCCGGGCCGGGCAGCACGGCGGCCCGGCTGACGCACGACGTTCAAGGGCCACTGATCGTCTCGGGCGGAACGGGCGAGGCCTATGTCCGGCGCGTTCTGACCCTGCTGAAACGCGAGGCCCGGCAGGTGCTGGTGGCCCGCACCCAGGTCCATCTGGACGCCCTGGGTCAGCGGCCGGTCAAGGTCTCGATCGGCGATCCGAAATCGCGCTGGGGCTCGTGCAGCCCGCACAACCGAACCATTCGATACTCGTGGCGCGTGGTCATGGCCCCGCCGGAGGTCATCGACTATCTGGCCGCGCACGAAGTGGCCCATCTGGTCCATGCGGATCACAGTCCGGCCTATTGGGCCGTGGTCCACCGGCTGGTGGGTGACCACCGCCCCTATCGCGCATGGCTGCGCGAACACGGCCCCGCCCTGCACGGGGTCGGGGCCGCCTGA
- a CDS encoding polyhydroxyalkanoate depolymerase: MLYSLHELAYHSAMPFRFGAQLAREFWSSPFNLASDTAIGRTAYASAELFEGLTRRYGKPAWRLDVVTVADRPVRTTEEVVWTSAWCRLVRFVRNPEDLERAGKPADGPAVLIVAPLSGHYATLLRGTVETFLADHDVYVTDWVNARQVPMLEGRFDFFDYIDHVRDMLSAIGPGTHVVGVCQPGPPVLAAAALMAEDEDPCRPASMTFMGSPIDARLSPTVTNQLAEAKPFTWFRSNMIHTVPWPYPGFGRRVYPGFVQLYSFMSMNEEKHLDAHRRYFQNLVQGDGSATEKHEEFYDEYLSVLDLSEEFYLQTIDIVFQRHLLAKGELEHRGRRVDLAAITDIALMTVEGEKDDISGVGQTQAAHVLTPNIPDDRRVLHVQPDVGHYGVFNGRRFETEIYPRVRDFIARSSAIGDIGDDVSTAGDDPLSERPATAA, translated from the coding sequence ATGCTCTATTCGCTTCACGAGCTCGCCTATCACTCGGCGATGCCGTTCCGGTTCGGGGCCCAGCTGGCCCGCGAGTTCTGGTCCTCTCCCTTCAATCTGGCTTCCGACACGGCCATCGGCCGAACGGCCTATGCATCCGCTGAGCTGTTCGAGGGGCTGACCCGTCGCTATGGCAAGCCGGCCTGGCGGCTGGATGTCGTCACCGTGGCCGACCGGCCTGTCCGCACGACCGAGGAAGTGGTCTGGACCTCGGCCTGGTGCCGACTGGTTCGCTTCGTCCGCAACCCCGAGGACCTGGAGCGCGCCGGCAAACCGGCAGACGGGCCTGCCGTCCTGATCGTGGCACCTCTGTCGGGTCACTATGCCACCCTGCTGCGCGGCACGGTCGAGACCTTTCTGGCGGACCACGACGTCTATGTGACCGACTGGGTGAACGCCCGGCAGGTGCCCATGCTGGAAGGGCGGTTCGACTTCTTCGACTATATCGACCACGTCCGCGACATGCTGTCGGCCATCGGACCGGGCACACATGTGGTCGGTGTCTGCCAGCCGGGCCCGCCGGTCCTGGCCGCCGCCGCCCTGATGGCCGAGGATGAGGATCCCTGCCGTCCGGCCTCGATGACCTTCATGGGCTCGCCGATCGATGCGCGCCTGTCGCCGACCGTGACCAACCAGCTGGCAGAGGCCAAGCCCTTCACCTGGTTCCGGTCCAACATGATCCACACCGTCCCCTGGCCCTATCCGGGGTTCGGACGGCGGGTGTATCCGGGGTTCGTCCAGCTCTACAGCTTCATGTCCATGAACGAGGAAAAGCACCTGGACGCCCATCGCCGCTATTTCCAGAACCTGGTTCAGGGCGACGGCAGCGCGACCGAAAAGCACGAGGAATTCTACGACGAATACCTGTCGGTGCTGGATCTGAGCGAGGAGTTCTATCTCCAGACCATCGACATCGTGTTCCAGCGCCACCTGCTGGCGAAGGGCGAGCTGGAGCACCGGGGTCGCCGGGTCGATCTGGCGGCCATCACGGACATCGCCCTGATGACCGTCGAAGGGGAAAAGGACGACATCTCCGGCGTCGGCCAGACCCAGGCCGCTCACGTCCTGACACCCAATATTCCCGACGATCGGCGGGTGCTGCATGTCCAGCCGGACGTCGGCCACTATGGTGTCTTCAACGGGCGACGGTTCGAGACCGAAATCTATCCGCGCGTGCGAGACTTCATTGCCCGCAGCAGCGCGATCGGCGACATTGGCGATGATGTTTCAACGGCCGGCGACGACCCTCTATCGGAACGGCCAGCGACTGCCGCTTGA
- a CDS encoding S-type pyocin family protein, whose product MRGGMTATAFGLIALLVTGCDNGGSAVQTRDRAVEAAGGVALTSGPAPETAASLDTAPAARTVVTGNRRETVDAKVQRLFDTNGADFGARSAEDYLAKLTAFTGNPPADAEMVERPNGDKLYYQASTNTFAVVARNGTPRTMFKPRDGAAYWAEQKAAAPTFGQRRRREE is encoded by the coding sequence ATGCGTGGCGGTATGACGGCGACGGCCTTTGGTCTGATCGCCCTGTTGGTGACGGGTTGCGACAACGGCGGATCGGCGGTCCAGACGCGCGATCGCGCGGTGGAAGCAGCCGGTGGCGTGGCCCTGACCTCAGGTCCGGCCCCCGAAACGGCGGCGTCCCTGGACACGGCCCCGGCGGCGCGCACCGTCGTCACCGGCAATCGCAGAGAAACCGTCGATGCCAAGGTTCAGCGTCTGTTCGACACCAACGGTGCCGATTTCGGGGCCCGGTCGGCCGAGGACTATCTGGCCAAGTTGACCGCCTTTACCGGCAATCCGCCCGCCGATGCCGAGATGGTGGAACGGCCCAATGGCGACAAGCTCTACTATCAGGCCAGCACCAACACCTTTGCCGTCGTGGCCCGCAATGGCACGCCCCGGACCATGTTCAAGCCGCGCGATGGCGCTGCCTATTGGGCCGAACAGAAGGCGGCAGCACCAACCTTCGGCCAGCGCCGGCGGCGCGAGGAATAG
- the coaBC gene encoding bifunctional phosphopantothenoylcysteine decarboxylase/phosphopantothenate--cysteine ligase CoaBC, with translation MSALSERKILLIVGGGIAAYKALELVRLIRKAGGQVRTVLTHGGSQFVTPLSLAALTGHPVHQALFSPEDETTMGHIELSRWADLVVVAPATAGLIAKAAHGMADDLASTTLLATDKRVLLAPAMNVRMWLHPAVQANVQRLTGFEGLHGMTVVGPDDGEMACGEFGPGRMAEPAAILEAIQGLLAGTAGRPLAGRRAVVTAGPTFEPIDPVRGLTNRSSGKQGYAIAAALAERGAEVTLVSGPVALAVPPGVNRVSVETAVQMQAAVEAVLSDPAGPADIAVMSAAVADWRIDTVAGGKIKKAPGGPPTFSLIENPDILAGVSAPGPLRPALVVGFAAETTDLEANARAKLSRKGCDWIVGNDVSADVFGAEANAVTLFRRDGTTQTWARQSKTAVAQALADRIADHFNA, from the coding sequence ATGTCCGCACTGTCCGAACGCAAGATCCTGCTGATCGTCGGGGGTGGCATCGCCGCCTACAAGGCGCTGGAGCTTGTGCGCCTGATCCGCAAGGCCGGGGGCCAGGTCCGGACGGTGCTGACCCACGGCGGCAGCCAGTTCGTTACCCCCCTGTCGCTGGCGGCCCTGACCGGTCATCCGGTGCACCAGGCCCTGTTCTCACCCGAGGACGAGACAACCATGGGCCATATCGAGCTGTCGCGCTGGGCCGATCTTGTGGTGGTGGCACCGGCCACTGCGGGCCTGATCGCCAAGGCCGCCCACGGCATGGCCGACGACCTGGCCTCCACCACCCTTCTGGCCACGGACAAGCGGGTGCTGCTGGCCCCGGCGATGAACGTCCGCATGTGGCTCCACCCGGCGGTCCAGGCCAATGTGCAACGCCTGACGGGGTTCGAGGGCCTGCACGGCATGACCGTGGTCGGCCCCGACGACGGAGAGATGGCCTGCGGCGAGTTCGGGCCGGGCCGTATGGCTGAACCCGCCGCTATCCTGGAAGCGATCCAGGGCTTGCTGGCCGGCACCGCCGGTCGTCCCCTGGCCGGACGCCGCGCCGTGGTCACAGCCGGGCCGACCTTCGAGCCGATCGATCCGGTGCGGGGCCTGACCAACCGGTCCAGCGGCAAACAGGGCTATGCCATCGCCGCGGCCCTGGCCGAGCGGGGGGCGGAGGTCACCTTGGTTTCGGGCCCGGTGGCCCTGGCTGTGCCGCCCGGCGTGAACCGGGTGTCTGTCGAAACGGCGGTCCAGATGCAGGCGGCGGTCGAGGCCGTCCTGTCCGATCCGGCCGGGCCTGCAGACATCGCGGTGATGAGTGCCGCCGTCGCCGACTGGCGGATCGACACGGTCGCAGGCGGCAAGATCAAGAAGGCACCGGGCGGCCCGCCGACCTTCAGCCTGATCGAAAACCCCGACATCCTGGCCGGGGTCTCCGCGCCCGGCCCCCTTCGCCCGGCCCTCGTGGTCGGTTTCGCCGCCGAGACGACAGACCTGGAAGCCAACGCCCGTGCCAAGCTGTCGCGCAAGGGCTGTGACTGGATCGTCGGCAACGATGTCTCGGCCGATGTCTTCGGAGCCGAGGCCAATGCCGTGACCCTGTTCCGCCGGGACGGCACGACACAGACTTGGGCGCGTCAGTCCAAGACGGCGGTGGCCCAGGCTCTGGCCGACCGCATCGCCGACCATTTCAACGCCTGA
- the dut gene encoding dUTP diphosphatase — MTTVRFLRLDHAHDLPLPAYETAGSAGMDLRAAVPHESPLTLPPGGRALVPTGLKMALDHGYEAQVRPRSGLALKHGITCLNSPGTIDADYRGEVGVILINHGDEPFVIRRGERIAQMVIAAVAQATVAEVEGLDDTARGTGGFGSTGR, encoded by the coding sequence ATGACGACCGTCCGCTTCCTGCGCCTGGACCATGCCCATGACCTGCCGCTTCCGGCCTATGAGACGGCGGGTTCGGCGGGCATGGACCTGAGGGCCGCCGTGCCGCACGAGTCGCCGCTGACCCTGCCGCCGGGCGGGCGGGCGCTTGTCCCCACGGGTCTGAAGATGGCGCTGGATCACGGCTATGAGGCCCAGGTCCGGCCGCGGTCGGGCCTGGCGCTGAAACACGGCATCACCTGCCTGAACAGTCCGGGCACCATCGATGCCGACTATCGCGGCGAGGTCGGCGTGATCCTGATCAACCACGGCGACGAGCCCTTTGTGATCCGGCGCGGTGAACGCATTGCCCAGATGGTCATCGCCGCGGTGGCCCAGGCGACCGTCGCCGAGGTCGAAGGCCTGGACGACACGGCGCGTGGCACCGGCGGTTTCGGCTCTACCGGTCGCTAG